The genome window GAATCACTTTGCCTGGAACATGATGTTGCCGTATATGATACCGACAAACGAAAGTTACGGTACTTTTTCAACACACATCGATTTGTTTCTTTTGAACAGATCGGGGCATTTTTACCCGATTTGGTGATCAACGCCGTAAGTTTGCAATATACTATCCCGGCTTTCAATGATGTTTTGCCCTATTTGCCTGAAAACTGTATCATTTCCGATATTACTTCTGTAAAAAACGGTTTATATGATTATTATTTAAGTACAGGCCGCCGTTTTGTGTCCACACACCCTATGTTTGGACCTACTTTTGCCAGTTTGAAAGAACTGAGTACACAAAATGCGGTAATCATTGCCGAAGGAGACGATGAAGGGAAGCAGTTTTTTTACGATTTTTATCGTTCGTTGCACTTGAACATTTACGAATATTCATTTGCCCAACACGACAAGACCATGGCATATTCATTGTCCGTCCCGTTTGCATCCTCGATGGTGTTTGCTGCCTGTATGAAACATCAGGAAGCTCCCGGGACTACATTCAAAAAGCATCTTGATATTGCCCAGGGATTGCTTTCAGAAGATGATTATCTGTTAAGCGAGGTGTTATTTAATCCATATACCTTGCCACAATTAGAAAAGATACAGGAAAAGTTATCGGAACTGGTCGGGATGATCACGAAAAAAGATACCGAAGCTTTACACGGATTTGTAGGAAGTTTACGGGAGAATATTAAAGAAAAATAATTGTTGTCTTTGCACAACTTTTTATCGGGGTAATCTTATATATGCGGGAAAAGAATCATGTCTTATATTGAAATACAAACCACTCAGAATATTCATCTGGAATATGAGACGGCAAGTGTAGGCGAACGTTTCATTGCGGCTGCACTGGACCGGATACTATGGTTTTTCTGGTTTCTCCTCTGGTATTTTATTATTGATGGTTTGAATTTGAAGAGTTCCTTATTCCTGGTCATTCTGATTGCTGCCCCTGTTCTTTTCTATTATTTGTGTTGCGAATTATTGTTTAACGGGCAAAGTGTAGGCAAAAGGATCATGTCTATCCGGGTGGCAAAAGTGGATGGTACCTCTCCTTCTTTCGGTGATTACTTTCTCCGATGGATATTCAGGTTGTTAGAAAATACCGCTACTGCAGCTATTGCTATTGTCAGCATGATGTGTACTGCCAAATGTCAACGTTTAGGGGATTTAGCCGCTAAAACATGTGTAATCCGGACCAGGCAAAAGGCGAAGTTAACAGAATTACCTGTAGTGGACTCTAACCATGAAGTCTTCTTTCCATCGGCGACCCTTCTTAGTGATAAGGATGTATCTTTGATTTCCCAAATCATTACAAACCCTGCCATTGTACAAAACAAGAAAGGGTTAAAGCAATTGGCCGATAAGGTAAAAGATATCACACAAACTCAATCAGAATCCCATGATCTGGTTTATCTGAGAAGGATATTATCCGATTATAATTATTTAGCAGGAAAGCTATAGTAATCAGAAATGTTCAATTAACGGATACCTTTGCCGTGCTTCGGTTAATGAGCAGGCATTAAAATGCCACCATTCCCCGCTGATACTGCGAAATCCCGCATGATACATCACTTCTCTGAGTAATTTCCTGTTTTGGACCTGTTGTTCCGTTAAAATACCTTGTTCTAACAATTCAGGTTCATTAGCGACACTTGCTGCTTTGCCGAAGAAATCAAATTCTGTTCCCATATCTATCGGAATAAACAGGCTATCACTAATAGTGAGGTCCACCGCAGCACCGTAATTATGGAGGCTGGTTCTTTCAGGAGTTGCAACATATTTGTGATGACGGGTGTCTTTTACCTGATCCCACATCTCTTTTTGTGTAGCTAATGGGCGGGCAGCATCATAAACCAACAGGCTTAAGCCGGGATAATTCCTTTGTAAGTATTGTTGTGCTTTACTCAACATGACAGCAACATCTGTCTGTAAATACGCCTGGCTAAAATCCTTATAAAGAATTTTTCCTGTAAAATTATCCGTTGTTGCGTATTTTAGCTGTACACCGATGGTGCTGTCCATATCTTGTATATTTACCAATCCCAGACTGTCCAACAAATAATTCACGGGTGGTGTCCTTGATTCAGTGATTATATCGGTCAGTAATGTATCTTCGCTTTTAGTGGAAACAATATCTTCTGTATGATTATTCGTTCTTTTTCCCAATAGAACAAATAAGAGTATTCCCCCCAAAATAAAAATGATATAATATCTTTTCATTTAGATCTTAACACCGATCATCAATACGTCATCCAGTTGTTCGATATTGCCTTTCCAAAGATCAAAGTTTTCTTTGATTACCCTGTATTGTTCATCCATATCACGATTGTGTATGTCTTCAAAAACACTTTGAAGGCGGTTCATCTTGAATTTTTTTCCTGCCGGTCCGCCAAACTGGTCCGGATAACCATCCGTGAACATATAAATGATATCTCCTTTAGAGAGTTGTAACTCAACCTGTTCAAATGTTTTATTCCTTAGCTGCTGACCACCTATTGAAGAATGGCTACCCTTATATGTAGTAGGAACTCCATCGTGATAAACCACAAAAGGACGCATTGCGGAAGAAATCCGGGTAAAATATGTCCGGGTATTGATTTCGCAGACGACAATATCCATACCATCATTAGCCTGTTCAGATTCCTGATTCTGGTTAAGGGTTGATTGTATATTTTCATCCAGACGGTAAAGGATCTCTTTAGGGGTTTGAATTTCAGGGCGCATTACAATGTCTTTGATCAGTGTGGTTCCGATAAGAGACATAAATGCTCCTGGAACCCCATGGCCGGTTGAATCGGCACAAACGATCAACAGGCATTCTGTTTCCGGAAAATATTCGAACCAGTAAAAATCACCACTGACAATGTCGCGTGGCCGGTAAAAAATAAAAGCACCGGAACAATTCTCCAACAAAGTTTTAGTAGAAGGAAGCACACTGAATTGGATACGTTGCGCATAATTGATACTATCCGTGATATCCCTGTTCTTTTCTTCAATTTCTTCTTTTTGTTCTAAAACTTCCTTGGTACGTGCATCCAGCTCCCGTTCCAGATATTCCTGTTGAATCCTGTGGTTGCGTTCGCGAATGGTAATGATGATATAGACGATACCCACTAAGATCCCTATTACCAAAAGAATAAACCACCAGGTTTTCCAGAAAGGTTTATTGATTTTTAATGTGAACAACAAAGTGGGATCAGTACAATCGTCACCATTACAGGATTTTACCCAGAACTTATATTCTCCATCCGCTAAACTGGGATAGATGGCAAAGTTAAAACTTGAAAGATGCGACCATTCTTTTTCGAATCCCTCCAAAATATATTGATAGGTTACTGCTTCAGGATTGCGGTAATGCAATCCTACAAAATTGAAATGAACTTTATATTTATCCTGGTCATACGGAAGTACCAAAGGCTCGTTTGGGTTAAATGTCTGGTCTCCAATAGTAACGTTGATCAGATTAAGGATCGGTGCCTGATTGATGCTCTCATCAGCATTGATATCGTATAACAATACACCATCAGTAAGGCCTACCATCAATTCATTGCTTTCGTTCACCAACATGGTATTCGGATTAACATCACCTGTAATTCCATCTTCTTTTCCATAAGTGGTAATGGTAAGTTGCTGGATATTTATGCGGCTTAATCCCTGGCGATGTCCAATCCATACATGGTTATTTTTGTCTGATGATATCGCATAACAATAGTCGGATTTTAAACCGTCAAGTGAGGTAAAATGATATACGGTATCATTTTTCCTGTCGAACATGTATACCCCGTTGCCGTCTGTTCCGGCCCATATATTTCCAAGGCGGCCTTCGGTAATGGATGTAAATTCAACTTTTGCATCTCCTTCAACGGTAAGCCTGTCTTCTTTCCCGATAACAGACAGATTGTTTTGATGGCCAAGAAGTTTATTGATGCTTATCACAGAATTACTGCTGGTGGCAATCCAGACAATACCTTTTGAGTCTTTGTAAATATCCTTGATGTTGTTATGAGGCAAACCATTAAAGGTATTGATTACTTTTGATCCGCCGGTTTGGGTATTAATAATGACTACCCCGTTACGCGAGGCATAGACAATACTGTCGTTGACGGATGTGATGGCTTGTATGGTATTGGATAAGGAATTTTCGGAGCGATAATACGGAAGAACTTCCCGGGAATCCTTTGGTAACCTGAAAAGACCGCTTTTTTCCGTACCAATCCATAAATTTTCGTGTTTATCCATATGAAGTGCCGTAATACGATCATTTGGAACACCATTGGCCTGGTTCAGGATAATATGTGATTCGTCCGGGTTCGGAGCAAATTTTACTATAGCGCCTATACCTGCCGCCCAATATGCCGTATTGTCCTTGGAATATATTGCTGAAGCGTTGTTCCACACATATGGGATTTTTTCCAAAAAGGAAATGGAACGATTAGTTAGAGAAGAGACCCCTTGCATAGTACCTACCCACAGATTTTGCTGATTATCGAAAAAAACCTGCTTGACGAAATCACTTCCTAATCCGTTTTCATAGTTATAATTGTACAGGTTCTCAGTGACCAGTTCGTGGGTGTACTGTACACGGAAAAGCCCTTTCCCAAACGTAGAGATCCATAGGTCATTTCGATCATCCTCATTGACAGACTGTACACTGGCGTCTTCAATCACAGGGATGTCCATCTTTTTGATGATCAAGTCATCTCTAACAGATTTTATGCTGTAAATTCCGTCTTCTTCTGTTGCTACCCAAAAATTATCCTGTGAGCCTGGAATGACAGACCGGATCAGTGAATTCGGAACATCTACCCTTTTTATAAGGGATAAGTTATCTTTTTCATCGTCATATCTGTAAATGAATAAACCATCGAGACATCCGATAAACAGACGGTTTTCATCAATAAAACATATGGAATAAATAATCTTATTAGTCGTATCCAGGGTAAGATAAGTCACCTTTTTTTCTGAAATACGGACGATAGAACCATTCAGGGTTGTAGCCAGGATATCTCCTTTAGGGGATTGGATGATCTGGGTGATTTCAGAGTTTTTTGATGTATCTTCTAATGAGAAATTTAAGCCATCATATTTAAGAATGAGTCCGTCGTCATATCCAAACCAGAGATTCCCGGATTTGTCTTTAAATGAAGCAGTTACATTAAGAGTTGGTAATTCCTGCTCAGGTGTTGTAAATTCAATTCCGTCATAACGACATAATCCCAACCCGGAAGCGAACCAGATGAAGCCATATTTATCCTGAACAATTGAATTAATGGTATAATGGCAAAGTCCCTGATTTATACCGTAATGCCTGAACTTGTATACCTGGGCATCACTTACATAACAGAATGACACGAAAAATGTGATAAGGAGAACATTCCGGGTGAGCCTGCTTCTCATTGCCATGTAATTATATTAATTATTAGGACTGCTTATTTTCCGTCCTCCGATAGTGGGTTTATATTTGGGAACGCCACCAATAGGAACCGAGAAGAATATCATTTGTTCACCATATTGGTTCTGTATATTGATGACCACATTATTGTTCTTTATTACATTGGTTTTTCTTTTGATGAATTGGAAATCAAGGGATTTTCCTTTTTCTCCGTCCATAATGATGAACTCGCTTTTTGCCCATACCGCATCACCGGAAACATCGCAATTTTTTTCCCGCCTGACTTCTGATGTAACACGGATATGACCATCATTATCCCAATCAAAATTCGATTGCATTATTTTGGTTGTTTTAGGATCTACATATGGATAAATGTGCGATACCTCTTCCGGGTTATCATGCATACGGAAAGAGTATTCGTATGCAAAGGCATTACCTCCTTCGATGGCGATATTTTCACCGGGAGAGGTACTGAGGAAATAACGATAAAGATTTCCGTCATCACCATCGATTCCTTCACAGACTACTTTAAAAATATAACCGCCGAAATCAGGGACAAGCTCTCCCTGTGTAGGATTGAACGGCCCAAAGGTGAACCAGTTATTGTCATATTTGGGGTCAATCCCGAATGTTTTGGTGGCCAACAGATTCCCACTTTTCACATCTCCCTCCGGGTGAATATCTTGTGCCTTAGGGTTCGTATAAGCTTCTTTTCCACCGTATACGGAATATTGCATTTTGGTATCAAAAGTACCGTTTATTTCATCGTGCATTCCTCCTACATCGGGATCGAATACCCGGATAAATACCAATCCTTTATATGATTCGGGAACAATAAAAAAGAATGTTTGCGAGTAATCATCATCTCCCCAGCTAATTTCAGCTTTATTCCCGAATGTCATCAGGAATGGAATATTTTCCTCATCAGAAGGAACTCCCTGGGCGTATATATCCAACCCGATAAAAAATATAATAAAAAAAATAAAAAACTTCTTCACCCTCAATCAATTAAATTCAAAAACCCCAAAAAACATGAACACCGGATATCCCTAATAAAATCAGATAATACCCTATCATTATTATACGTAATATTTTCAGGAAATGTTACATACAAAATGATAAAATCCCAGAATACCAGACAAAGATGATGCCAGACTAAAAACCTTCATTATCCGGCCACTCCTGTTGAGAATGTGAGCCGTCACAATATGGTTGATTGTTTGAATGTCCACATCTGCATAGATATATTTCTTCATCGGATACATCTTTTGTTATCCCATTCAGTTTGTGTGGTCCTTCTATTTTTATAGGTCCTTTTTTGATAATTATAATATTCGGTGTCTTGGGAGTATTTGTCATCATTTTTAACGTTTTTCCGAAAATCCGGTTTGTGCATGTGCCCCGTCACAGTATGGCTGATGTTTTGAATGAGCACAACGGCATAATGCAGTAATTCCTGATGAACGGAATTTTCTCCCTTCATTGTCAGAAATTGAATAGGATCCTTTACAGATCAGTGGGCCATTTTTAGCAATCGTAATATCGAGAAAATTATCAGGCTTCTCTGATGATGTTTCGTGCCCGGTATTTTCATTATCTAAATCTTTGTTCCATTTGTAAGTCAGCGCATTGGTGGGGCATTGGTCAACCACTTTGATGATTTCTTCTGTAGAAGCACCCTCCATATTTACCCACGGACGTTTCGACGGATTGAAAACAGTCCTTAGTCTCATAAAACAAATGGTAGAATGTATACATTCGGAAGGTCGCCAAAATACGGTTATTTCATTATTGGTGTATTCTCTGTTGTTAGGATTGGCCATAATTGTCATTATAAAAAAGGAAATGATTATTCCTGCAGCAAATATAATTATTTTTAGAAATACAAAATAATACCAAACAATTAAAGTCATATTTAATAAATGTAATCAATTTGATCGATGTGACTCAAGAAAACAATAAGTAGCACTGGTTGCTTAATGCTTTTCCGGTAAATATTTCCAATAGCGGCGGGGAAGAAAATGCATCATTAAACGGGTGTTCTTTCTTTCCGGGATATTGATCGCTTTATAATAGGTTTTCCAGAGTTTTTGATAAAGGTCCTCATCTTCCGATCTGATGTGGTGGCTTATTCTTCCGTTAAGCTGGTTGAATTGTTTTTCTGTAAGGACAATTTCCCGGATCCCGGATGGATCAAAATAGATACCTTTATCCCTCTTGGTATCATAGATCACCCATTTTTGATCAGCATATCGGCTTGCAAAATGAGGGGCTAATAATGAAAGAATATTAAAAACAGGATCGATGGCAGAAAAAAATAACCCGTCGGATGTTTCCTGGAAACGGACAAAACCCTTGAAACGATGCGCTTCATACCTGACCTTTCTGGCGATATTGAATAAATCAAAGGCATGTTCATCGAGCAGGTTTCTGGAATAGTTTCCGGAAGTATCAGCAAATAGTTTTTCGAGGTAATAAAATATTTTGAGCTCAATATCCGGTAATTCGGAGGCAAAGGCGGTATATAACATCTGCGATACGCTTGTGCCGGACCGGGTAATGATGCTTTGCCATACTCTTTCGCTCTTTATTTCATCCGTGATGATCTGTTTGGTAGTATCGAAGAAGGTCGGATGCCACTTCTGTTCTTTCACGATCTGTACAGGTCTTTCCTTTGACACATATGACTCAAATACCACAGATAAAAGTCCGTCAAAGCTGCCGTCATACATATACACCATAGCCTGTAGAGCAAAGATTAAAATAAAGATAACTGCACATACTGTTGCTGGACCTGTTCAGGTACATGAAGCTTTCTGCGGATGAGGGAAGGAGACAGTCCGGCAAGTTGTGAAGGTAATTCTTTGGTAGTGATAAAAAATTTTGCACGGTTCAGGGCTACCCGCATCTTCTTGAGATGCGCCAAAGTAATATGTCCGAATCGTCGGTTATGAACGATTAATTTGGCTGAACGCACACCGATGCCGGGAACCCTCAGGATCATCTCATAATCGGCGGTATTCAGATCTATTGGGAAGAGATACGGATGACGCAATGCATAAGCCAATTTAGGATCAATATCCGTATCGAGCTGAGGGTGTTCGTCATTAACAATTTCATTACATTGGAATTCATAGAAACGCATCAGCCAGTCTGCCTGGTACAGACGATGTTCCCGCAGCAGAGGTGCCTGTTTCAGCATGGGCAACCTTTCATCTGAGGCATTAACAGGAATAAATCCTGAATAGTAAACCCGCTTTAGATGCTGGTCATTGTAGAATCCTGAAGCGAGGGTTAAAATCTGCTTATCATTATCAGAGGTAGCGCCAATGATCAATTGGGTGCTTTGTCCTGCAGGGACAAAATGGGGAGCTTTCCGGAATTTTCTTCTGGCTTCTTTATGGTCGATGATCGATTCCTTGATCTGGTTCATCGGATGATACACACTGGGGAAATTTTTTTCAGGAGCCAGTAACTTGAGGTTGTTTTCAGAAGGTATTTCTATGT of Bacteroidales bacterium contains these proteins:
- a CDS encoding prephenate dehydrogenase/arogenate dehydrogenase family protein, which encodes ESLCLEHDVAVYDTDKRKLRYFFNTHRFVSFEQIGAFLPDLVINAVSLQYTIPAFNDVLPYLPENCIISDITSVKNGLYDYYLSTGRRFVSTHPMFGPTFASLKELSTQNAVIIAEGDDEGKQFFYDFYRSLHLNIYEYSFAQHDKTMAYSLSVPFASSMVFAACMKHQEAPGTTFKKHLDIAQGLLSEDDYLLSEVLFNPYTLPQLEKIQEKLSELVGMITKKDTEALHGFVGSLRENIKEK
- a CDS encoding RDD family protein encodes the protein MSYIEIQTTQNIHLEYETASVGERFIAAALDRILWFFWFLLWYFIIDGLNLKSSLFLVILIAAPVLFYYLCCELLFNGQSVGKRIMSIRVAKVDGTSPSFGDYFLRWIFRLLENTATAAIAIVSMMCTAKCQRLGDLAAKTCVIRTRQKAKLTELPVVDSNHEVFFPSATLLSDKDVSLISQIITNPAIVQNKKGLKQLADKVKDITQTQSESHDLVYLRRILSDYNYLAGKL
- a CDS encoding M15 family metallopeptidase — translated: MKRYYIIFILGGILLFVLLGKRTNNHTEDIVSTKSEDTLLTDIITESRTPPVNYLLDSLGLVNIQDMDSTIGVQLKYATTDNFTGKILYKDFSQAYLQTDVAVMLSKAQQYLQRNYPGLSLLVYDAARPLATQKEMWDQVKDTRHHKYVATPERTSLHNYGAAVDLTISDSLFIPIDMGTEFDFFGKAASVANEPELLEQGILTEQQVQNRKLLREVMYHAGFRSISGEWWHFNACSLTEARQRYPLIEHF
- a CDS encoding SpoIIE family protein phosphatase gives rise to the protein MRSRLTRNVLLITFFVSFCYVSDAQVYKFRHYGINQGLCHYTINSIVQDKYGFIWFASGLGLCRYDGIEFTTPEQELPTLNVTASFKDKSGNLWFGYDDGLILKYDGLNFSLEDTSKNSEITQIIQSPKGDILATTLNGSIVRISEKKVTYLTLDTTNKIIYSICFIDENRLFIGCLDGLFIYRYDDEKDNLSLIKRVDVPNSLIRSVIPGSQDNFWVATEEDGIYSIKSVRDDLIIKKMDIPVIEDASVQSVNEDDRNDLWISTFGKGLFRVQYTHELVTENLYNYNYENGLGSDFVKQVFFDNQQNLWVGTMQGVSSLTNRSISFLEKIPYVWNNASAIYSKDNTAYWAAGIGAIVKFAPNPDESHIILNQANGVPNDRITALHMDKHENLWIGTEKSGLFRLPKDSREVLPYYRSENSLSNTIQAITSVNDSIVYASRNGVVIINTQTGGSKVINTFNGLPHNNIKDIYKDSKGIVWIATSSNSVISINKLLGHQNNLSVIGKEDRLTVEGDAKVEFTSITEGRLGNIWAGTDGNGVYMFDRKNDTVYHFTSLDGLKSDYCYAISSDKNNHVWIGHRQGLSRINIQQLTITTYGKEDGITGDVNPNTMLVNESNELMVGLTDGVLLYDINADESINQAPILNLINVTIGDQTFNPNEPLVLPYDQDKYKVHFNFVGLHYRNPEAVTYQYILEGFEKEWSHLSSFNFAIYPSLADGEYKFWVKSCNGDDCTDPTLLFTLKINKPFWKTWWFILLVIGILVGIVYIIITIRERNHRIQQEYLERELDARTKEVLEQKEEIEEKNRDITDSINYAQRIQFSVLPSTKTLLENCSGAFIFYRPRDIVSGDFYWFEYFPETECLLIVCADSTGHGVPGAFMSLIGTTLIKDIVMRPEIQTPKEILYRLDENIQSTLNQNQESEQANDGMDIVVCEINTRTYFTRISSAMRPFVVYHDGVPTTYKGSHSSIGGQQLRNKTFEQVELQLSKGDIIYMFTDGYPDQFGGPAGKKFKMNRLQSVFEDIHNRDMDEQYRVIKENFDLWKGNIEQLDDVLMIGVKI
- a CDS encoding CDGSH iron-sulfur domain-containing protein → MTNTPKTPNIIIIKKGPIKIEGPHKLNGITKDVSDEEIYLCRCGHSNNQPYCDGSHSQQEWPDNEGF
- a CDS encoding (4Fe-4S)-binding protein is translated as MANPNNREYTNNEITVFWRPSECIHSTICFMRLRTVFNPSKRPWVNMEGASTEEIIKVVDQCPTNALTYKWNKDLDNENTGHETSSEKPDNFLDITIAKNGPLICKGSYSISDNEGRKFRSSGITALCRCAHSKHQPYCDGAHAQTGFSEKR
- a CDS encoding TIGR03915 family putative DNA repair protein, with product MVYMYDGSFDGLLSVVFESYVSKERPVQIVKEQKWHPTFFDTTKQIITDEIKSERVWQSIITRSGTSVSQMLYTAFASELPDIELKIFYYLEKLFADTSGNYSRNLLDEHAFDLFNIARKVRYEAHRFKGFVRFQETSDGLFFSAIDPVFNILSLLAPHFASRYADQKWVIYDTKRDKGIYFDPSGIREIVLTEKQFNQLNGRISHHIRSEDEDLYQKLWKTYYKAINIPERKNTRLMMHFLPRRYWKYLPEKH
- a CDS encoding putative DNA modification/repair radical SAM protein; amino-acid sequence: MNDKTLNKLHILADSAKYDVSCSSSGSNRPNDGKGLGNAAPMGICHSFSEDGRCISLLKVLLTNVCIYDCAYCINRRSNDIRRATLKVTELVELTINFYRRNYIEGLFLSSGVIRNPDYTMEALLRVAKSLRQEHRFGGYIHLKAIPGASPGLVHEAGLYADRMSVNIEIPSENNLKLLAPEKNFPSVYHPMNQIKESIIDHKEARRKFRKAPHFVPAGQSTQLIIGATSDNDKQILTLASGFYNDQHLKRVYYSGFIPVNASDERLPMLKQAPLLREHRLYQADWLMRFYEFQCNEIVNDEHPQLDTDIDPKLAYALRHPYLFPIDLNTADYEMILRVPGIGVRSAKLIVHNRRFGHITLAHLKKMRVALNRAKFFITTKELPSQLAGLSPSLIRRKLHVPEQVQQQYVQLSLF